In one Vulgatibacter incomptus genomic region, the following are encoded:
- the gspC gene encoding type II secretion system protein GspC, giving the protein MELLFRKYFWTLNLAFLAVAALLCAGIANSWITSKIAPGLSFGFDVPVRAPPPTAGGPARLHLETTASFLGIVLPKDEPVAIPREPVFDPNAAPVRSSLRVSLIGTMVANRPEWSLATIRDDNARETGVYMPGDRLLGAEVLEIERLRVIIKNEGRKEYIALGEIGPPPPPMTAVSAVPPAVSSGGDANVRQIDDNNYEITRDELDKQLSNLNAIATQARIVPSFKNGVANGFKLFSIRPGSLYSKIGIENGDVIRKINGFEINSPEKALELYAKLKESSKVELELERRGQVIPKSYVIR; this is encoded by the coding sequence ATGGAGCTACTCTTTCGCAAATACTTCTGGACGCTGAACCTGGCCTTCCTGGCCGTGGCGGCCCTGCTCTGCGCGGGCATCGCCAACTCCTGGATCACGTCCAAGATCGCCCCCGGCCTCTCCTTCGGCTTCGACGTGCCCGTCCGCGCGCCGCCCCCGACCGCAGGCGGCCCCGCCAGGCTCCACCTCGAGACGACGGCGTCCTTCCTGGGGATCGTTCTCCCCAAGGACGAGCCCGTGGCGATCCCGCGTGAGCCGGTCTTCGACCCGAACGCCGCTCCCGTCCGGAGCTCCCTGCGGGTCAGCCTGATCGGAACGATGGTCGCCAACCGGCCGGAGTGGTCCCTCGCCACCATCCGCGACGACAACGCACGCGAGACCGGCGTCTACATGCCGGGCGATCGGCTGCTCGGCGCCGAGGTCCTCGAGATCGAGCGCCTCCGGGTGATCATCAAGAACGAGGGCCGCAAGGAGTACATCGCCCTCGGGGAGATCGGTCCGCCGCCTCCCCCGATGACGGCCGTCTCCGCCGTCCCGCCTGCCGTCTCCTCCGGTGGCGACGCGAACGTCCGGCAGATCGACGACAACAACTACGAGATCACCCGCGACGAGCTCGACAAGCAGCTCTCCAACCTCAACGCGATCGCGACGCAGGCCCGCATCGTCCCGTCGTTCAAGAACGGCGTCGCAAACGGCTTCAAGCTCTTCTCGATTCGACCGGGCTCGCTCTACTCGAAAATCGGGATCGAGAACGGCGACGTCATCCGAAAGATCAACGGCTTCGAGATCAACAGTCCCGAGAAGGCCCTCGAGCTCTACGCGAAGCTGAAGGAAAGCTCGAAGGTCGAGCTCGAGCTCGAACGCCGTGGGCAGGTCATCCCGAAATCCTACGTGATCCGCTGA